Proteins from a single region of Streptomyces sp. TN58:
- a CDS encoding DUF4307 domain-containing protein, protein MSAVREGLPEGRYGRSADERTDRRLKIVGAALGAVLLGVIGWIGWGYVSAQSVSAEVIKFQVVSDTEVKVHLEVRKDASVTGVCTMVSQDEQHAEVGRGDFTFAESSSRVDEVVSLRTTGRATTVELVGCQPAASAG, encoded by the coding sequence ATGAGTGCGGTGCGTGAGGGACTGCCCGAGGGCCGGTACGGCCGGTCGGCGGACGAGCGTACGGACCGCAGGCTCAAGATCGTCGGGGCGGCGCTGGGCGCCGTGCTGCTGGGCGTGATCGGCTGGATCGGCTGGGGCTACGTCTCGGCGCAGAGCGTGAGCGCCGAGGTGATCAAGTTCCAGGTGGTGTCGGACACCGAGGTGAAGGTGCACCTGGAGGTCCGCAAGGACGCGTCGGTCACCGGCGTGTGCACCATGGTCTCGCAGGACGAGCAGCACGCCGAGGTGGGCCGCGGCGACTTCACCTTCGCCGAGTCCTCGTCGCGCGTCGACGAGGTCGTCTCGCTGCGGACGACCGGCCGGGCCACCACGGTCGAGCTGGTCGGCTGCCAGCCCGCGGCCTCCGCCGGCTGA